One Nitrospira sp. genomic region harbors:
- a CDS encoding DUF3488 and transglutaminase-like domain-containing protein — MPFNQALRLSSVLLAAAAFIGLALGTNLPEWLLLLTGVSLIVTLLRALDVDRLRHVLARIRLSTTAWNVLTVMAFAGFWVDLAWISADLLAAGVHFLMILMVVKLFNLDQRRDYLHLYAISLMAILGSAASTTDLWYLPVFLAYLLMGVWTLLLYQLTKEADPGHNMPSLSEGVAITPRGRQQITSELFWLANGLAVGALCLTVLIFFTIPRVSAGFGQKGSGEGLRTSGFSETVDLGMIGPIKRDPGIVMRVELPDRTGLQSDRFYLRGMAYDRYDGKSWTTRLSHRRALAESPAGTFTVRQVSSRSPRPLGQLIRQTILLEALDTAVLFAAPYPESVSGQFLAIQSDPTGAIYLPFPTSSRIEYTVHSRPATVVPADLQFQPALYTEVFSQHFLQLPESSERVEALAREITGSKTSAYEKAQAIEAYLSRNYRYSLDISPGKQTRPLEEFLFERKTGYCEHYATAMVVLLRNVGVPARLVTGFLATEWNEYGNYYLVRQRDAHAWVEVHLPNSGWVTMDPTPAVSEPVGDSQWFAASRVIDTLRLRWNRFFVQYNAADQLAVVRGLKEGTTVVRDRAWSSVSSFLAPVGDLAGQLLSRVAEGNVRLMVGFLSFVVLGLGLAIWLVQRKPWSRWRSSNTSHGHHAVISQIYRNVLKQIARYGIVKAEHTTPREFSLVVGNQWAAAAESVSMITELYCRGRFGKAILTQQEIDLAYHSLRQLALLDPPSK; from the coding sequence ATGCCGTTTAATCAGGCATTGCGCTTGTCTTCCGTGTTGCTTGCCGCCGCCGCGTTTATCGGCCTGGCGCTTGGGACGAATTTGCCCGAATGGTTGCTGCTTCTCACCGGTGTGTCTCTGATCGTCACCCTCCTTCGCGCCCTTGATGTGGATCGCCTTCGCCACGTACTTGCCCGAATACGACTGTCGACTACCGCGTGGAATGTTCTGACTGTGATGGCCTTCGCCGGGTTTTGGGTGGATTTGGCATGGATTTCCGCCGACCTTCTTGCTGCCGGCGTGCACTTTCTCATGATTCTGATGGTCGTCAAGCTCTTCAATTTGGATCAGCGGCGAGATTACCTTCATCTTTATGCCATCAGTCTCATGGCGATTCTGGGGTCCGCCGCCTCGACGACAGACCTCTGGTACCTGCCGGTCTTTCTTGCGTACCTCCTGATGGGTGTCTGGACGCTGTTGCTCTACCAGCTCACTAAGGAAGCCGATCCGGGGCATAATATGCCGAGTCTGTCAGAGGGGGTGGCGATCACTCCCAGAGGACGGCAGCAGATCACCTCTGAGTTATTCTGGCTGGCAAACGGCCTCGCCGTCGGTGCTTTGTGTCTTACTGTGCTGATCTTCTTTACGATTCCCCGTGTGAGTGCCGGGTTTGGTCAAAAAGGGTCTGGGGAAGGCCTCCGTACCTCGGGGTTCTCTGAAACCGTCGACCTTGGCATGATCGGTCCCATTAAGCGGGATCCAGGAATTGTGATGCGGGTAGAGCTTCCGGACCGAACGGGGCTGCAGTCCGACCGCTTCTATTTGCGGGGGATGGCGTATGACCGATACGATGGCAAGTCGTGGACCACTCGCCTGTCGCATCGCCGGGCGTTGGCTGAATCACCGGCCGGAACATTTACGGTTCGGCAGGTCTCTTCGCGTTCGCCCCGTCCGCTCGGTCAGCTCATTCGCCAAACTATTCTGCTCGAAGCGCTCGATACGGCCGTGCTTTTTGCTGCCCCCTATCCTGAATCCGTCAGCGGACAATTTCTCGCGATACAGTCCGATCCGACCGGCGCCATCTATCTCCCGTTTCCGACCTCGTCGCGTATCGAGTATACCGTGCATTCTCGGCCCGCAACGGTTGTGCCCGCCGATCTTCAATTTCAGCCCGCCTTGTACACGGAGGTGTTCTCGCAACATTTTTTGCAACTTCCTGAATCGTCCGAACGTGTTGAGGCATTGGCTCGAGAGATCACGGGATCAAAAACCAGCGCGTATGAGAAGGCTCAGGCGATTGAGGCGTATCTCTCCAGAAATTATCGATACAGCCTCGACATTTCTCCCGGTAAGCAAACGCGTCCGCTCGAAGAATTTCTGTTTGAACGGAAAACCGGATACTGCGAACATTATGCGACGGCCATGGTCGTGCTGTTGCGTAACGTGGGAGTCCCTGCACGGCTGGTCACGGGATTTCTTGCGACTGAGTGGAACGAGTACGGCAACTACTATCTGGTACGGCAGCGGGACGCCCATGCGTGGGTAGAGGTCCATCTACCAAATTCCGGCTGGGTCACAATGGATCCCACTCCGGCCGTCAGCGAGCCTGTCGGAGATTCACAGTGGTTTGCCGCGAGCCGGGTGATCGATACGCTCCGCCTGCGTTGGAACCGCTTCTTTGTGCAGTACAACGCGGCCGACCAGTTGGCTGTGGTGCGGGGTCTCAAGGAAGGGACGACAGTCGTCCGCGATCGAGCCTGGAGCTCGGTGTCTTCTTTTTTGGCGCCGGTCGGAGACCTTGCAGGGCAGCTTCTCAGTCGCGTCGCCGAAGGAAATGTGCGTCTCATGGTAGGATTTCTGAGTTTTGTCGTACTCGGGCTGGGGTTGGCGATATGGCTGGTGCAGCGAAAACCTTGGAGCCGGTGGAGGTCCTCCAATACGAGCCATGGCCATCATGCCGTCATTTCGCAGATCTATCGTAATGTCCTGAAGCAGATTGCCCGCTACGGTATCGTAAAGGCGGAGCATACGACTCCAAGAGAATTCTCGCTAGTCGTGGGGAATCAATGGGCAGCCGCGGCTGAATCTGTGTCGATGATTACGGAGTTGTATTGCCGAGGTCGATTCGGGAAGGCGATTCTAACCCAGCAAGAAATCGATTTGGCCTATCACAGCTTGAGGCAGCTGGCGCTTCTCGACCCTCCATCAAAATAG
- a CDS encoding MoxR family ATPase → MKSTQLVSSIQENIARVIKGKSRVIELTVVALLARGHLLLEDVPGVGKTTLAHSLARSLDCSFKRIQFTSDLLPSDIVGVSIFNRQKQGFEFVPGPIFANIVLADEINRTTPKTQSSLLEAMSEAQISVDNQTCPLHQPFMVIATQNPAEYHGTFPLPESQLDRFLMRVQIGYPSAEEERKVLERPQSLHPAEALQPVATGQDVLALQQQVDDVLMEDSLMDYLLAIVLATRQSDLLSLGVSTRGALALCRAAKALAFVRGRAYCLPDDIKELAPAVLSHRIMVSRSQGLRHRSFEQSEQIIQDLVESVPVPV, encoded by the coding sequence ATGAAATCTACACAACTCGTTTCCTCTATTCAGGAGAATATCGCGCGCGTGATTAAGGGCAAATCCAGAGTCATCGAGCTGACCGTCGTGGCGCTTCTGGCTCGTGGACACCTGCTGCTCGAAGATGTGCCAGGCGTCGGGAAAACGACATTGGCCCATAGTCTGGCTCGCTCGTTGGACTGTTCCTTCAAGCGCATCCAATTTACCAGCGATCTGCTTCCGTCCGACATTGTGGGTGTCTCCATCTTCAATCGGCAAAAGCAGGGATTTGAATTTGTGCCGGGACCGATCTTCGCGAATATCGTGCTGGCCGACGAGATCAATCGAACGACGCCCAAGACGCAAAGTAGTTTGTTGGAGGCCATGAGTGAAGCGCAGATCTCGGTCGACAACCAGACTTGTCCCCTTCACCAACCATTCATGGTCATTGCCACTCAGAACCCCGCTGAGTATCACGGCACATTTCCCTTGCCGGAATCCCAGCTCGACCGCTTCTTAATGCGGGTGCAGATCGGCTATCCGTCCGCCGAGGAAGAGCGCAAGGTGCTGGAGCGGCCACAATCGCTTCACCCGGCCGAGGCGCTACAGCCAGTTGCCACGGGCCAGGATGTCCTCGCGCTACAGCAACAGGTTGATGATGTACTGATGGAAGATAGTCTCATGGACTATCTTCTGGCGATCGTGTTGGCGACTCGACAGTCGGATTTGCTGTCGCTGGGAGTCAGCACGCGCGGAGCGTTGGCGCTCTGTCGGGCGGCCAAGGCGCTGGCCTTTGTGCGGGGCCGAGCCTATTGCCTGCCGGACGACATCAAAGAGCTGGCCCCTGCGGTTCTGTCTCATCGCATTATGGTGAGTCGCTCGCAGGGCCTGCGCCATCGCAGCTTTGAACAGTCGGAGCAGATTATTCAGGATCTGGTCGAGTCCGTCCCCGTTCCAGTCTAA
- a CDS encoding DUF58 domain-containing protein encodes MLSIVRRLFKHLMRRRSTRVTTEGTRFLFFTLAVAVAAINTGNNLFYLLLAMMLSIILMSGIMAESCLRRLEFHRHLPELVYAGEPMTATVVVANRKTRLPSFSLHLWDVTGEQEIDRGLTLWQLMPGASQILSYPLIATRRGRLRFDGVRAGTSFPFGLFLKKAYYPLDGSVVVAPAVRPVESAFLQEIALFGQDLSLPRKGHGSDLYNLRQYHAGDDSRSIHWLSTARTSKLMVRETEAEDQRRVTLMLSLLAPLSHERLFEDAVSLTASMAQDFGARGYQVRLVVGGVSSPFGQGEAHLLRLMESLALCERSSPDGRESQAPSDKGAYDPEGGATIVLVPWGEARKVFHGVRADGIVSESVIQGRQHAV; translated from the coding sequence ATGCTCTCCATCGTTCGTCGTCTCTTCAAGCATCTCATGCGGCGGCGTTCGACGCGAGTGACAACAGAGGGCACGCGGTTTCTCTTCTTCACCCTCGCGGTCGCGGTCGCCGCGATTAACACCGGCAATAATCTCTTCTACCTGCTCCTCGCCATGATGCTGAGCATCATCCTGATGTCCGGCATCATGGCGGAGTCCTGTCTTCGTCGATTGGAATTTCACCGGCACCTTCCCGAGCTTGTGTATGCCGGAGAACCGATGACGGCGACGGTGGTGGTGGCCAACCGTAAAACTCGTCTGCCGAGTTTTTCCCTGCATCTCTGGGATGTCACGGGTGAGCAAGAGATCGATCGCGGCCTCACCCTATGGCAATTGATGCCCGGAGCCAGTCAGATTTTGTCCTACCCTCTGATTGCAACCAGGCGAGGGCGGTTACGCTTCGACGGAGTTCGTGCCGGGACGTCGTTTCCGTTCGGGCTCTTCCTCAAAAAGGCGTACTACCCGCTTGATGGATCGGTTGTGGTGGCCCCAGCCGTTCGTCCGGTCGAGAGTGCCTTCCTGCAGGAAATAGCGTTGTTTGGTCAGGATTTGAGTCTGCCGCGAAAAGGGCACGGAAGCGATCTCTATAATCTTCGCCAATATCATGCGGGTGATGATTCGCGCTCGATTCATTGGCTCTCCACGGCCCGTACCTCGAAACTCATGGTTCGAGAAACGGAGGCAGAGGATCAGCGGCGTGTCACGCTCATGCTCTCTCTACTGGCTCCGCTCAGCCATGAACGCCTGTTTGAGGACGCCGTGTCGCTCACTGCGTCGATGGCGCAGGATTTCGGAGCCAGGGGCTATCAGGTCCGTCTGGTTGTCGGAGGGGTGTCCTCTCCGTTCGGCCAAGGTGAAGCCCATCTTTTACGGCTCATGGAATCACTGGCGCTTTGTGAACGATCGAGCCCTGATGGACGTGAGAGTCAAGCGCCCTCTGATAAGGGTGCGTATGATCCTGAAGGGGGAGCCACCATTGTGCTTGTGCCGTGGGGAGAGGCCAGGAAAGTTTTCCACGGGGTGAGAGCTGATGGCATTGTGTCGGAGTCGGTGATCCAAGGTAGGCAGCATGCCGTTTAA
- a CDS encoding ChaN family lipoprotein, giving the protein MIPFVAHRFTTSHILPLLLLVIGYFLFTACASSTSTIPSNSPVTSWQAGRVIDVKTGRSIDLPTFLMTLTRFDIVYLGEEHYNQHHIDAALSVLQTVLANGRRPMLTMEMFGWDGQPGLNEYLTTPGLDRQAFLDRSRWKQNWGGAFDNYEPLINFSREHRIRLRAMNPPKPLIRQVVKIGLDKARTGQDWVEWGMDREDIVDDQAYRLRILDQLKRCHGGGSDEDYVRMYEASMVRDEGMAKTVAAALLTARQSPQDHTVILSYTGGGHIQYNLPIPKRVARRMDGPIAQVTVYMASFDHTRIEDIQDLVHDGIADYVWLTPISQQGPPQRCR; this is encoded by the coding sequence ATGATTCCATTCGTTGCCCACCGGTTTACAACCTCTCACATCCTCCCTCTTTTACTCCTGGTCATCGGCTACTTTCTTTTCACGGCCTGTGCGAGCAGCACATCTACAATTCCTTCAAATTCTCCTGTTACATCCTGGCAAGCGGGCCGCGTGATCGACGTAAAAACGGGGCGATCCATCGATCTCCCAACATTCCTTATGACGCTCACACGTTTTGACATCGTCTACCTTGGGGAAGAGCACTACAACCAACACCACATAGATGCCGCTTTGTCCGTGCTGCAAACGGTGCTGGCGAACGGCAGGCGTCCGATGCTCACGATGGAGATGTTCGGATGGGACGGGCAACCTGGGCTGAATGAATACCTCACCACACCCGGTCTGGACCGGCAGGCATTTCTTGATCGAAGCCGCTGGAAGCAAAACTGGGGTGGCGCCTTTGATAACTACGAGCCATTGATCAATTTTTCCCGCGAGCACCGGATCAGGCTCCGAGCCATGAATCCTCCCAAGCCACTGATCCGACAGGTCGTAAAAATCGGCCTTGATAAAGCTCGAACGGGACAGGACTGGGTTGAATGGGGAATGGATCGTGAAGACATTGTCGATGACCAGGCCTACCGCCTCAGGATTTTGGATCAGCTGAAACGCTGCCACGGAGGGGGGAGCGACGAGGACTATGTAAGAATGTACGAAGCTTCTATGGTGCGCGACGAAGGCATGGCCAAAACGGTGGCGGCGGCACTTCTCACCGCTCGCCAAAGTCCTCAGGACCACACAGTGATTCTCAGTTACACAGGTGGCGGACACATTCAATATAATCTGCCCATCCCGAAACGTGTCGCACGTCGCATGGACGGGCCGATCGCCCAAGTAACGGTGTACATGGCCTCCTTCGATCACACACGCATTGAAGACATCCAGGATCTCGTCCACGACGGCATCGCAGATTATGTATGGCTCACCCCCATCAGCCAGCAGGGCCCGCCACAGCGCTGCCGGTAG